The following coding sequences are from one Nicotiana tomentosiformis chromosome 3, ASM39032v3, whole genome shotgun sequence window:
- the LOC138908508 gene encoding uncharacterized protein: MELPEGYKPPKLEILDGTGDPKVHLRMYCDKLVGVGKNEQICMKLFIQSLTGDALSWYISQNPKKWVSWVSTASKFMDRFRFNTKNAPDDFYIQNLKKKLIETFREYATHWRSQAAKVRPALEEEQMNKFFIRAQDPHYYERLMVIENYKFSDIIKLGERIEGGIKNGVVTNFEALHATNKALQSGGISKKKEGHTIEECRTLKDKIQTLVDTKVIQAKEHAPNVCNNPLPDYRGEGVNVIETDEEWD; the protein is encoded by the exons ATGGAACttccggagggttacaaacctcctaagttagaaatattggATGGTACTGGTGACCCGAAGGTGCATCTGAGAatgtattgtgacaagcttgtaggagtgggcaaGAATGAACAAATCTGCATGAAACTGTTCATACAAAGCCTTACAGGAGATgccttgtcttggtatatcagtcaaaatccaaagaagtgggttagttgGGTGAGTACAGCATCAAAattcatggatagattcaggttcaacacgaaAAATGCACCAGACgatttctacattcaaaacctcaagaagaagctgatagaaaccttccgcgagtatgctactcattggagatcacaagccgcaaaggtaaggccagcacttgaagaggaacaaatgaataagttctttaTCAGAGCGCAAGACCCGCACtattatgaaaggttgatggttattgaaaattacaagttctccgacatcatcaagttaggagaaagaatagaaggaGGAATTAAGAATGGGGTGGTGACCAATTTCGAGGCATTGCAtgccacaaataaagctttgcaatCAGGAGGCAtttcgaagaagaaagaa ggtcataccattgaggagTGTCGCACGTtaaaagacaagattcagacgcTGGTCGACACTaaggtcatacaggcaaaggaacATGCGCCAAATGTTTGTAACAACCCTCTCCCAGATtacagaggtgagggagtgaatgtgatagaaactgatgaagaatgggactag
- the LOC138908509 gene encoding uncharacterized protein, whose amino-acid sequence MDCSAIVEEEEEEEEEDLTIQTMKEGVVLKNWTAAPSRARRVPGEVEDFENKPKSNLEETEAVNLGDSKTVKETRISIHLSPSEKEEYIIFLKEYEDIFAWSYDDMTGLSTSIVAQKLPTNHMCPPVKQKLRKFKPDMSLKIKKEVTKKINAKVL is encoded by the exons atggactgcagtgcaattgttgaggaggaggaggaggaggaggaggaggacctTACTATTCAGACCATGAaagaaggagttgttctcaagaactggaccgctgcaccatcccgggcccgtcgagttcctgg agaagtagaagattttgaaaacaaaccaaagtctaatttggaagAAACTGAGGCCGTTAACCTAGGGGATTCCAAAACGGTCAAGGAAAcacgtataagcattcatctatcaccgtcagaaAAGGAAGAGTACATCATATTCCTAAAGGAATATGAAGACatatttgcatggtcctatgatgatatgaccggtttaagcacatccatagtagctcaaaAACTACCCACTAATCATATGTGTCcaccagtaaagcagaagctcagaaagttcaagccggatatgagtttgaagataaaaaagGAGGTCACCAAGAAAATCAATGCCAAGGTTCTCtga
- the LOC138908510 gene encoding uncharacterized mitochondrial protein AtMg00860-like has translation MNPLKCAFGVTSAKFLGFIVRHRGIEIDQDKVYAILKMPEPRNIHELKSLQEKLAYLRRFISNLAGRCQQFSRLMKKGVPFKWDQACSNAFESIKSYLMKPPVLAAPIRGKPPILYILAQERSVGALLKHYFQAHVVRLVSRANPIKFMMSKPVLSDRLARWYL, from the coding sequence atgaatccattgaaatgcgcctttggagttacttccgcaaagttccttggtttcattgtccgacatcGAGGGATTGAAATTGATCAAGACAAAGTATATGCAATCTTGAAAATGCCAGAGCCTCGGAATATTCACGAATTAAAAAGTCTGCAAGAAAAGTTAGCGTACCTTAGGAGATTTatctcaaacctagctgggaggtgccaacaattcagtcgccttatgaagaaaggtgtccctttcaaatgggaccaagcgtgtagcaatgcctttgagagcattaaatcttacttgatgaagcctccagtTTTAGCAGCCCCTATACGTGGAAAGCCGCCGATACTATACATTTTagcacaagaaaggtctgttggagcgttgttgaagcactactttcaagctcatgtcgtTCGTTTGGTTTCTAgagcaaatcccatcaagttcatgatgtcaaaacctgtccttagtgatcgactagcaaggtggtacctctag
- the LOC138908511 gene encoding uncharacterized protein, whose translation MVKRPRRWNPVKHLKKAQVEVHHSQKPRNPVTLEAFLPSWFCMKISHGGIDASCCHANEGKEKSDVLPLALSSENLINSTPQEVNACEEKVTFTNDDLLLESRVMIQGFNQGGQRAIGAIRLGMTIKDMQSSAWLHVIDAKTSYNILLERPWIHENKVVPSTYHQCLKYYEGEVKKKIVANDKPFTEDESHFVDAKFYLKNRIVKELKSDDGIKSKNDELTTKRAEVIAGRAKAVTEEVQPNENKSHRGDIASYGKKVSPALQYVPKRKKDEGESSNLQTNMLKELTLSNVVLPTKRTDEGFDPNAYRLFANAGYNPNEPSKLGKLPSKDATRQPRECLGYKKLSPVRISIRRASNNYITIEDESVVSNRPSIFDRLGKSTMRTSVFERLGPLKKGNKFQRNYRNTKAAALPKIQKISNDFQSLAPSRMKRQTKVMVSCDEVLKVNPYTVVYTKERDEDEESVGSLYHVTAQGKNGVPSLMEDNAKLEDVSPCYHISFNDGDSQEDEDAKDSTPELEERVKTTVDALKEVNLGTNEEPRPTYLSALLEVDEERTYIELLKEFRDVFAWRYKEMPGLDPKVVVHHLGVKNGALPVKQAQRRFRPDLVSLIETEVNKLIEAGFICEVKYPTWVSSIVHIRKKNGQI comes from the exons atggtaaaaagacCAAGGAGATGGAATCCGGTTAAGCATTTAAAGAAAGCACAAGTGGAGGTGCATCACTCTCAAAAGCCACGAAATCCAGTGACCTTAGAGGCGTTTTTACCAAGTTGGTTTTGCATGAAGATTTCCCATGGGGGTATCGATGCCTCTTGTTGCCATGCTAACGAagggaaagaaaagagtgatgtcCTACCGTTGGCACTATCTTCGGAAAATCTCATCAATTCCactcctcaagaagttaatgcttgtgaggaaaaagtcacgttcacaaatgacgatcttctgctag AAAGTcgtgtgatgatccaaggattcaaccaaggggggcaaagagccataggtgcGATCAGGTTAGGAATGACCATtaaagatatgcaatcaagtgcatggctgcatgtgatcgatgcaaagacttcatacaacatTTTGCTCgaaaggccttggatacatgagaataaagtggttccatctacctaccatcaatgtttgaagTACTACGAGGGTGAAGTCAAGAAGAAGATAGTTGCTAATGATAAGCCATTCACTGAGGATGAGTCACACTTCGtcgatgcaaagttctacttgaagaaccgcattgtgaaggagctaaaatCTGACGATGGCATAAAAAGCAAGAATGACGAGCTCACAACTAAAAGAGCTGAGGTGATTGCTGGTAGAGCCAAAGCTGTTACTGAGGAGGTACAACCCAACGAGAATAAATCTCATAGAGGGGATATTGcgtcttatggcaagaaagtaagTCCTGCACTTCAATATGTtcctaaaagaaagaaagatgaaggcgaatcatctaatctccaaactaatatgctaaaggagttaactctTTCG AATGTGGTACTCCCTACAAAGCGaacagatgaaggttttgatcctaatgCTTATAGGCTATTTGCAAATgctggatacaatcccaatgagccgtcaaagttagggaagctcccatcaAAAGATGCAACGAGGCAACCACGTGAATGTTTGGGATACAAGAAACTATCACCAGTGCGCATCTCTATAAGAAGGGCGAGCAACAATTATATCACTATAGAAGACGAATCTGTCGTTTCTAACAGGCCTTCtatctttgatcgacttggaaaatcaactatgAGAACTTCTGTATTTGAGAGATTaggtccattaaagaaggggaataagtttcagagaaattatcgaaatacaaaAGCAGCCGCTTTGCCCAAAATTCAGAAGATCTCTAATGATTTCCAAAGTTTGGCTCCTTCTAGAATGAAGCGACAAACAAAAGTCATGGTTTCGTGTGATGAGGTACTGAAGGTGAATCCATACACTGTGGTCTACACTAAAGAAcgtgatgaagacgaagaaagtgtgggttctttGTATCATGTTACTGCACAAGGCAAGAATGGTGTTCCATCTTTAATGGAGGATAATGCAAAATTGGAGGATGTTTCaccgtgttatcacatatccttcaacgatGGGGACTCTCAGGAAGATGAAGATGCGAAAGATTCTACACCTGAACTTGAAGAAAGAGTGAAGACTACagttgatgccttaaaagaagttaaccttggcaccaatgaagaaccaagacccacctacctaagtgctttactagaagttgatgaagaaagAACTTATATTGAGTTACTGAAAGAGTTCagggatgtctttgcttggaggTACAAAGAGATGCCTGGCTTGGACCCGAAAGTAGTAGTCCATCACCTTGGCGTCAAGAATGGCGCTCTCCCTGTTAAACAAGCCCAAAGACGCTTTAGGCCGGACCTGGTTTCCTTGATTGAaaccgaagttaacaaactcatcgaAGCTGGCTTTATttgtgaagttaaatacccaacatgggtttcaagtattgtccatataaggaagaagaatggccagattTGA